The Roseateles sp. XES5 genome window below encodes:
- a CDS encoding carbon-phosphorus lyase complex subunit PhnI has product MYVAVKGGEAAISNAHRLLADRRRGDRSLPAIGIDQIVAQLGLAVDRVMAEASLYDRALAALAVRQARGDMIEAIFILRAYRTTLPRFGYSRPVETGAMLVERRVSATYKDLPGGQLLGPTFDYTHRLLDPSLLSDETVDAPLERDDAGEPVMRVSDILAGEGLVEDDGSLPEGHVPGDITREPLEFPLARDLRLQALARGDEGFLLALGYSTQRGYARTHPFVGEVRIGEIEVELDMPELGFPVSLGRVQVTECQMIAQFKGSAKNPPQFTRGYGLVFGQSERKAMAMSLVDRALRAEEFGEDIVAPAQDEEFVISHSDNVQATGFVEHLKLPHYVDFQAELDLVRRMRREYEAAHGQNTELPEAAE; this is encoded by the coding sequence ATGTATGTTGCCGTCAAGGGTGGTGAAGCCGCCATTTCCAACGCCCATCGTCTTCTCGCCGACCGCCGCCGCGGCGACCGTTCGCTGCCGGCTATCGGCATCGACCAGATCGTCGCCCAGCTCGGCCTCGCCGTCGACCGTGTGATGGCCGAAGCCTCGCTCTACGACCGGGCGCTTGCGGCGCTTGCCGTCCGGCAGGCGCGCGGCGACATGATCGAGGCGATCTTCATCCTGCGCGCCTATCGCACGACGCTGCCGCGCTTCGGCTATTCCAGACCCGTCGAGACGGGAGCGATGCTGGTCGAGCGCCGCGTGTCGGCGACCTACAAGGACCTGCCGGGGGGCCAGCTCCTCGGCCCGACCTTCGATTATACCCACCGCCTGCTCGATCCGTCGCTGCTTTCCGACGAAACCGTGGATGCGCCGCTGGAACGCGACGACGCCGGCGAGCCGGTCATGCGCGTCTCCGACATCCTTGCCGGTGAAGGCCTCGTCGAGGACGACGGCAGCCTGCCAGAAGGCCATGTGCCCGGGGACATCACCCGTGAGCCGCTGGAATTCCCGCTGGCGCGCGACCTTCGTCTGCAGGCGCTCGCCCGTGGCGACGAGGGTTTCCTGCTGGCGCTGGGTTATTCCACCCAGCGCGGCTATGCCCGCACCCATCCCTTCGTCGGGGAAGTGCGCATCGGCGAGATCGAGGTGGAACTGGACATGCCGGAACTCGGCTTCCCGGTCTCGCTCGGCCGCGTCCAGGTGACCGAGTGCCAGATGATCGCCCAGTTCAAGGGCTCGGCGAAGAACCCGCCGCAATTCACCCGCGGCTACGGCCTCGTCTTCGGCCAGAGCGAGCGCAAGGCCATGGCCATGTCGCTGGTCGACCGGGCGTTGCGCGCGGAGGAGTTCGGCGAGGATATCGTCGCCCCCGCGCAGGACGAGGAATTCGTCATTTCCCATTCCGACAACGTTCAGGCGACCGGCTTCGTCGAGCACCTGAAACTCCCGCACTACGTGGATTTCCAGGCCGAACTCGACCTCGTGCGCCGCATGCGGCGCGAATACGAGGCCGCACATGGTCAAAACACCGAACTTCCGGAGGCCGCAGAATGA
- a CDS encoding alpha-D-ribose 1-methylphosphonate 5-phosphate C-P-lyase PhnJ, which produces MSTADLATYNFAYLDEQTKRMIRRAILKAIAIPGYQVPFASREMPMPYGWGTGGVQVTAAILGPEDVLKVIDQGADDTTNAVSIRAFFQKVARVAVTTKTREATIIQTRHRIPEEKLTAGQTLVYQVPIPEPLRFLEPRETETRKMHALEEYGLMHVKLYEDIARNGHIATTYAYPVKVEGRYVMDPSPTPKFDNPKMHMSDALQLFGAGREKRIYAVPPYTDVVSLDFEDHPFQIQTFDKPCALCGAEDVYLDEVVLDDKGGRMFVCSDTDHCEDRCAKGHRGHLAYNKEAAE; this is translated from the coding sequence ATGAGCACGGCAGACCTGGCGACCTACAACTTCGCCTATCTCGACGAACAGACGAAACGCATGATCCGCCGCGCGATCCTGAAGGCCATCGCCATCCCCGGCTATCAGGTGCCCTTCGCCTCGCGCGAAATGCCCATGCCCTATGGCTGGGGCACGGGCGGCGTGCAGGTGACGGCGGCGATCCTCGGTCCTGAGGACGTGCTGAAGGTCATCGACCAGGGGGCGGACGATACGACCAACGCCGTCTCCATCCGCGCCTTCTTCCAGAAGGTCGCCCGCGTGGCGGTGACCACGAAGACGCGCGAGGCGACGATCATCCAGACGCGCCACCGCATTCCCGAGGAAAAGCTGACCGCCGGCCAGACGCTCGTCTACCAGGTGCCGATCCCCGAACCGCTGCGCTTCCTCGAACCGCGCGAGACCGAGACGCGCAAGATGCATGCGCTGGAAGAATACGGCCTCATGCACGTCAAGCTCTACGAGGACATCGCCCGCAACGGCCATATCGCCACCACCTATGCCTATCCGGTGAAGGTGGAAGGCCGCTACGTCATGGATCCGTCGCCAACGCCGAAATTCGACAATCCGAAGATGCACATGTCGGACGCGCTCCAGCTCTTCGGCGCGGGCCGCGAGAAGCGCATCTATGCCGTGCCGCCCTATACCGACGTCGTCAGCCTCGATTTCGAGGACCATCCCTTCCAGATCCAGACCTTCGACAAGCCCTGCGCGCTGTGCGGCGCGGAGGACGTCTATCTTGACGAGGTGGTGCTCGACGACAAGGGCGGGCGGATGTTCGTCTGCTCGGATACCGACCATTGCGAAGACCGCTGCGCCAAGGGCCACCGCGGCCATCTCGCCTATAACAAGGAGGCTGCCGAATGA
- the phnK gene encoding phosphonate C-P lyase system protein PhnK: MNDTPLLKVRDISKFYGARIGCQNVSFDLWPGEVLAIVGESGSGKTTLLNCLATRLMPTSGAVEYRMRDGQMRDLSRMSEAERRFLMRTDWGFVHQNPADGLRMAVSAGANVGERLMAVGERHYGNIRETAGNWLSRVEISVDRIDDQPRAFSGGMRQRLQIARNLVTSPRLIFMDEPTGGLDVSVQARLLDLLRSLVQDLGLSAIIVTHDLAVARLLSHRMMVMKDGLVIEQGLTDRVLDDPREAYTQLLVSSILQV, from the coding sequence ATGAACGATACGCCGCTTCTCAAAGTCCGCGACATCTCGAAATTCTACGGCGCGCGCATCGGCTGCCAGAATGTCTCCTTCGATCTCTGGCCGGGCGAGGTACTGGCCATCGTCGGAGAATCCGGTTCCGGCAAGACGACGCTGCTCAACTGCCTTGCCACGCGACTGATGCCGACCTCCGGCGCGGTCGAATACCGCATGCGCGACGGCCAGATGCGCGATCTCTCCCGCATGAGCGAGGCGGAGCGCCGCTTCCTGATGCGCACGGACTGGGGCTTCGTGCACCAGAACCCGGCGGACGGCCTGCGCATGGCGGTCTCGGCCGGCGCCAATGTCGGCGAGCGGTTGATGGCCGTCGGCGAACGGCACTACGGCAATATCCGCGAGACGGCCGGCAACTGGCTGAGCCGCGTGGAGATCAGCGTTGACCGTATCGACGACCAGCCGCGCGCCTTCTCCGGCGGCATGCGCCAGCGCCTGCAGATCGCCCGCAACCTCGTGACGTCGCCACGGCTGATCTTCATGGACGAACCGACGGGCGGCCTCGACGTCTCGGTGCAGGCCCGCCTGCTCGATCTGCTGCGCAGCCTCGTGCAGGACCTCGGCCTCTCGGCGATCATCGTCACGCACGATCTTGCCGTCGCGCGCCTCCTCTCGCACCGCATGATGGTGATGAAGGACGGTCTCGTCATCGAGCAGGGCCTGACGGACCGCGTGCTCGACGATCCGCGCGAAGCCTATACCCAGCTCCTCGTTTCCTCGATCCTCCAGGTGTAA
- the phnL gene encoding phosphonate C-P lyase system protein PhnL — translation MATPLVVSEVAKSFTMHLRDGIRLPVVSNVTFSVKSGECVVLGGPSGIGKSSLLKMVYGNYAVDGGQILVDHEGRLVDLATANPRTILSVRRGTLGYVSQFLRTVPRVAAVDVVAEPLTARGVDAAEARATAETMLARLNLPRELWQLPPATFSGGEQQRVNIARGFITDHRILLLDEPTASLDAKNRAVVVGMIEEKKAAGVALLGIFHDEDVREKVADRIVDVSAFSPRKAAA, via the coding sequence ATGGCGACCCCGCTCGTTGTTTCCGAAGTGGCGAAGAGCTTCACCATGCATCTTCGCGACGGCATCCGCCTGCCGGTGGTGTCGAACGTCACCTTCTCGGTGAAATCAGGCGAATGCGTCGTGCTCGGCGGCCCGTCCGGCATCGGCAAGAGTTCGCTGCTCAAGATGGTCTACGGCAACTATGCCGTAGACGGCGGCCAGATCCTCGTCGACCACGAGGGCAGACTGGTCGATCTCGCCACCGCCAATCCGCGCACCATCCTGTCGGTGCGCCGCGGCACGCTCGGCTATGTCAGCCAGTTCCTGCGCACCGTGCCGCGCGTCGCGGCCGTCGATGTCGTCGCCGAACCGCTGACGGCGCGCGGCGTCGATGCAGCGGAGGCGCGGGCGACGGCCGAAACCATGCTTGCCCGGCTCAACCTGCCGCGCGAACTCTGGCAGCTTCCGCCCGCCACCTTCTCCGGCGGCGAACAGCAGCGCGTGAACATCGCCCGTGGCTTCATCACCGATCACCGCATCCTCTTGCTCGACGAGCCGACCGCCTCTCTCGACGCGAAGAACCGCGCCGTCGTCGTCGGCATGATCGAGGAGAAGAAGGCGGCCGGCGTCGCGCTTCTCGGCATCTTCCATGACGAGGACGTGCGCGAGAAGGTCGCCGACCGCATCGTCGACGTTTCCGCCTTCTCGCCGCGAAAGGCCGCGGCATGA
- a CDS encoding DapH/DapD/GlmU-related protein, with amino-acid sequence MTRLSETPLIHPTAVVSDTTLGRYTEIDENCRVSEAEIGDYSYIMNGGSVWCATIGKFANIAASVRINATNHPMWRATLHHFTYRANDYWPDADPEADFFSWRREHRVVIGHDVWIGHGSTILPGVTIGNGAVIGSGAVVTKDVEPYTIVGGVAAKVIRERFPKSTAERMEKLAWWDWDHARLRTALDDFRKFDAEAFLSRHGG; translated from the coding sequence ATGACCCGGCTCTCGGAAACGCCGCTCATTCATCCGACGGCCGTCGTCTCCGACACGACGCTCGGCCGCTATACGGAGATCGACGAGAACTGCCGCGTCAGCGAGGCCGAGATCGGCGACTATTCCTACATCATGAACGGCGGCTCCGTCTGGTGTGCGACGATCGGCAAGTTCGCCAACATTGCCGCCTCGGTGCGCATCAACGCCACCAACCACCCGATGTGGCGCGCGACGCTGCACCACTTCACCTACCGCGCCAACGACTACTGGCCGGATGCCGATCCCGAGGCCGACTTCTTTTCCTGGCGGCGCGAGCATCGCGTCGTGATCGGCCATGACGTGTGGATCGGCCACGGATCGACGATCCTGCCGGGTGTCACCATCGGCAACGGGGCTGTCATAGGCTCGGGCGCGGTCGTCACGAAGGACGTCGAACCCTACACGATCGTCGGCGGCGTCGCGGCGAAAGTCATCCGCGAACGTTTCCCGAAAAGCACTGCCGAGCGGATGGAAAAACTCGCCTGGTGGGACTGGGATCACGCCCGGTTGCGCACCGCCCTCGACGACTTTCGCAAATTTGACGCAGAAGCGTTCCTCAGCCGTCACGGCGGCTGA
- the phnD gene encoding phosphonate ABC transporter substrate-binding protein — protein sequence MLKNILLGAVALIALAGHVQAEDLKEFRVGIIGGENEADRLRNYQCLGDQLKAELGFEKVSFFPAADYDGVIQGLLGGTLDYAELGASGFAKIYLANANAVEPILTTVQTDGSTGYHSIMVARKDSGITKLEDLKGKKLGFADPDSTSGYLVPLVTLPEAIGGPVKEYFAETGFGGGHENLVLEVLKGTFDAGTTFGSGVGEWKDGYTSGNLHKMVEKGILDMNDLVELWKSPLIPNGPIVVRSSMEADMKAKFKQFMLDLPKKDAACFAAVMGGDFTSFTEVNVDFYKPIIDARKATIGG from the coding sequence ATGCTGAAGAACATCCTTCTGGGCGCCGTCGCGCTCATCGCGCTTGCCGGCCACGTACAGGCCGAAGACCTCAAGGAATTCCGCGTCGGCATCATCGGCGGCGAAAACGAAGCCGACCGCCTGCGCAACTACCAGTGCCTCGGCGACCAGCTGAAGGCCGAACTCGGCTTCGAAAAGGTCTCCTTCTTCCCGGCTGCCGACTATGACGGCGTGATCCAGGGCCTGCTCGGCGGCACGCTCGACTACGCCGAACTCGGCGCGTCCGGCTTCGCCAAGATCTACCTCGCCAATGCCAATGCCGTAGAGCCGATCCTGACGACCGTCCAGACCGACGGCTCGACCGGCTACCACTCGATCATGGTCGCCCGCAAGGATTCCGGCATCACCAAGCTGGAAGACCTGAAGGGCAAGAAGCTCGGCTTCGCCGACCCGGATTCCACCTCCGGCTACCTCGTCCCGCTCGTCACGCTGCCGGAAGCCATCGGCGGCCCGGTCAAGGAATACTTCGCCGAGACCGGCTTCGGCGGCGGCCACGAAAACCTCGTCCTCGAAGTGCTGAAGGGCACCTTCGACGCCGGCACGACCTTCGGCTCGGGCGTTGGCGAGTGGAAGGACGGCTACACGTCCGGCAACCTGCACAAGATGGTCGAGAAGGGCATTCTCGACATGAACGACCTCGTCGAACTCTGGAAGTCGCCGCTGATCCCGAACGGCCCGATCGTCGTGCGCTCGTCGATGGAAGCCGACATGAAGGCGAAGTTCAAGCAGTTCATGCTCGACCTGCCGAAGAAGGACGCCGCATGCTTTGCCGCCGTCATGGGCGGTGACTTCACCTCCTTCACGGAAGTCAATGTCGACTTCTACAAGCCGATCATCGACGCCCGCAAGGCGACCATCGGCGGCTGA
- the phnE gene encoding phosphonate ABC transporter, permease protein PhnE translates to MNTLHDGFSEKGALIEQHFQELTARRRLYTWLGLAILVVALTGSLWFANETNAGKFLDRLPYFFDFIGEMVPRDGLEVFRALFDLPSPYDDGSFKYNYPEGRLYLTESLYVPEYFHKMLETLNIAIFSTVIGMVFGFLLCFLAARNLVANRLLRGFVRRFMEILRAFPEVVLAGFFLAILSLGPLPAVIAVSIHTVGALGKLFFEVVENADMKAEEGLRAVGASWVERVWFGIVPQVLPNFMSYFLLRLEINVRASTIIGAVGGGGIGELLRLSIGQGHAAKTLAIVSLLLVTIVAVDQFSAWLRRKLVGDHAFKPAQ, encoded by the coding sequence ATGAACACGCTTCACGACGGCTTCAGCGAGAAGGGCGCGCTCATCGAGCAGCACTTCCAGGAGCTGACCGCGCGCCGCCGCCTCTATACCTGGCTCGGCCTTGCGATCCTCGTGGTCGCACTCACGGGCTCGCTCTGGTTCGCCAACGAGACGAATGCCGGCAAGTTCCTCGATCGGCTGCCCTATTTCTTCGACTTCATCGGCGAGATGGTGCCGCGCGACGGGCTGGAAGTGTTCCGCGCGTTGTTCGACCTGCCTTCGCCTTATGACGACGGAAGCTTCAAGTACAATTACCCCGAGGGACGGCTCTATCTCACCGAAAGCCTCTATGTGCCGGAATACTTCCACAAGATGCTGGAGACGCTGAACATCGCGATCTTCTCCACCGTCATCGGCATGGTCTTCGGCTTCCTGCTGTGTTTCCTCGCGGCCAGGAACCTTGTCGCCAATCGCCTGCTGCGCGGCTTCGTGCGCCGCTTCATGGAGATCCTGCGCGCCTTTCCCGAGGTCGTGCTGGCCGGCTTCTTCCTCGCCATTCTCTCGCTCGGCCCGCTGCCGGCCGTCATCGCCGTGTCGATCCACACGGTCGGCGCACTCGGCAAGCTTTTCTTCGAGGTGGTCGAGAATGCCGACATGAAGGCGGAGGAAGGACTTCGCGCAGTCGGCGCAAGCTGGGTGGAGCGCGTCTGGTTCGGTATCGTGCCGCAGGTCCTGCCGAATTTCATGAGCTATTTCCTGCTGCGCCTCGAGATCAACGTGCGCGCCTCGACCATCATCGGCGCCGTCGGTGGCGGCGGCATCGGCGAGCTGCTGCGCCTGTCCATCGGACAGGGCCATGCGGCAAAAACGCTCGCCATCGTGTCGCTGCTGCTCGTCACCATCGTCGCCGTCGACCAGTTTTCCGCCTGGCTGCGCCGCAAGCTTGTCGGCGACCACGCCTTCAAGCCGGCCCAATAG